A genomic segment from Oryctolagus cuniculus chromosome 14, mOryCun1.1, whole genome shotgun sequence encodes:
- the POU5F2 gene encoding POU domain, class 5, transcription factor 2, with protein MAGHGPSNFCPFPGISGGGLGGPVPVRVDPPTWLSAQAGLGKLVVWPGVVPVIRPGVCPGPEVWGMPLGPPLYEFQGGMVPCGSWLGAGEAGARFWSPSEGAGPGPYIALRCVPKLALPEDVSAIQKEVKQLAQELRQKRLTLGYSQADVGFAVGALFGKVLSQTTICRFEAQQLSLANMWKLRPLLKMWLEEVDAKNLLGLCKMEMILQQSRKRRRASRERRIGNNLERLFLQCPKPTPQQISRIAGHLRLQQDLVQVWFYNRSRMGSLPSSEASAREDAAAAGPPFPGPPVCFPLPPGLHFELPHCGGCCFPPLHPSAPVPAGMALLPAPATTLGLPRLSS; from the coding sequence ATGGCTGGACACGGGCCCTCAAACTTCTGCCCCTTCCCGGGTATTAGCGGGGGCGGCCTCGGAGGGCCAGTACCGGTGCGGGTTGACCCTCCGACCTGGTTGAGCGCCCAGGCGGGCCTTGGCAAGCTGGTGGTCTGGCCAGGGGTCGTGCCGGTGATCAGGCCGGGGGTCTGTCCAGGCCCTGAGGTTTGGGGTATGCCCCTGGGACCCCCACTGTACGAGTTCCAGGGCGGAATGGTGCCCTGCGGGTCCTGGCTGGGAGCTGGCGAGGCTGGGGCCCGCTTCTGGAGCCCATCTGAGGGCGCCGGCCCTGGGCCCTACATCGCCCTGCGGTGCGTCCCGAAGCTAGCGCTGCCAGAGGACGTCTCAGCCATTCagaaagaagtgaagcagctggcccAGGAGCTGAGACAGAAGCGGTTGACCCTGGGCTACTCACAGGCCGACGTGGGGTTCGCCGTGGGAGCGCTGTTCGGGAAGGTGCTCAGCCAGACCACCATCTGCCGCTTCGAGGCCCAGCAGCTGAGCTTGGCCAACATGTGGAAGCTTCGCCCGCTGCTGAAAATGTGGCTGGAGGAGGTGGATGCGAAGAACCTTCTGGGCTTATGCAAAATGGAGATGATCCTGCAGCAGAGCCGGAAGCGGAGACGCGCCAGCAGGGAGAGGCGGATCGGAAACAACCTGGAGAGACTGTTCCTGCAGTGCCCCAAGCCCACACCCCAGCAAATCAGCCGCATCGCGGGCCACCTGCGGCTGCAGCAGGACCTGGTCCAAGTGTGGTTCTACAATCGCAGCAGGATGGGCAGCCTGCCAAGCAGCGAGGCCTCAGCTCGCGAGGAtgcggcggcggccgggccgcCTTTCCCAGGCCCTCCGGTGTGCTTCCCGCTGCCACCGGGGCTTCATTTTGAGCTCCCCCACTGTGGGGGGTGCTGCTTTCCACCTCTGCACCCCTCCGCGCCTGTCCCCGCGGGGATGGCCCTCCTGCCGGCCCCGGCCACCACCCTGGGCCTCCCCAGGCTTTCCAGCTGA